From Juglans regia cultivar Chandler chromosome 6, Walnut 2.0, whole genome shotgun sequence, the proteins below share one genomic window:
- the LOC109010540 gene encoding transcription factor MYB4-like: MTSTQLCTKRDGNRGAWTAEEDQKLARVIEIQGPKRWKIVAAKAGLNRCGKSCRLRWMNYLRPNIKRGNISDQEEDLILRLHKLLGNRWSLIAGRLPGRTDNEIKNYWNSRLSKKIKQKEKQNKILRVQIDHQNNGKRMGNILNRWEEGTSKGNHENSKASFNGDDFFNSSREEDQGPSDLEWMSKLLEMDASWFKFLHDI, translated from the exons ATGACAAGCACCCAGCTTTGCACCAAGAGAGATGGTAATAGAGGAGCATGGACAGCTGAAGAGGACCAAAAGCTGGCTCGAGTCATTGAAATCCAAGGTCCAAAGAGGTGGAAGATAGTTGCAGCTAAAGCAG GTCTAAATCGATGTGGGAAGAGTTGCAGGCTGAGATGGATGAATTATCTTAGACCCAATATTAAAAGGGGCAATATATCTGACCAAGAAGAGGATTTAATACTTAGACTTCATAAACTCCTAGGAAACAG GTGGTCTTTGATTGCTGGAAGACTACCGGGTCGAACTGATAATGAGATTAAGAATTACTGGAATTCTCGTTTGAGtaagaaaataaagcaaaaggagaaacaaaacaaaattctcAGAGTGCaaattgatcatcaaaacaaTGGAAAGAGGATGGGCAATATACTCAATAGATGGGAAGAGGGTACCTCCAAGGGAAATCATGAGAACTCAAAAGCTAGTTTCAATGGAGATGACTTCTTTAATAGCTCTAGGGAGGAGGATCAGGGGCCTTCAGATCTAGAGTGGATGAGCAAATTACTTGAAATGGACGCAAGTTGGTTTAAGTTTTTACATGATATATGA